The genomic segment TAAAGCCTCTCCAGGTGCGCCGGCTGCCTCTTGTACTCCTCCAGCAGACTTGCCGACTCGTCCAGGATGCTGCGATACTCCGAGATCAGGAAGTCGGCGTTGCCCTCGTGAAGCTGCAGCTCCTAAACCATCAAACCGGTAATATCATGACAAGAAAATGCATTTAGGTTCAAATTTAGCATTACTCAGATTTGTCTCAGATAGTGGCCTCTGATTGGGGCTCATTTGTAGGAGTAGGAGTTCGGAGTACGAGCCCTTTAATTCcaccaaaccaaaatggctgaccttTAATTCAACTatatcaaaatggccgacttcctatTCAATTTCGAGCATGtatccttgagactttttcgctgaaactttcagcactttcGTTTAGCAGCCACAAATGTTCTCGCTtgcggaaaaaaatgtttttagttccGACAATAGACAAAAACATGATAATCAGACATGCCTTCAGTGCATCAATGAGCTGAACTTTTCTCGCCAGCACCAGCTGGTATTCCAGTTTAGGGTGGATCATCTTGAGCGTGTGGCTCACCGAGTCATCGTTGATATCTGCGGTGGAACACGAGCAATTTTAAACTGTAATGAGCATAAAGTCCACACCAGGAGAATAATCATCCACCCGCAGCCCACCGTAGGAAATATTCAGGTTGATTTTGCGTTTGGTGGCCTCTTTGGATAGGACGTCGCTCAGGATGGAGATGGTAGAAATGTTGTCCGTCTTGAAGTGGCCCTCCCCTTTGCTAGAATAAACATACAATGCTATAAATCTTTATGTTGCTTTACATGCGAGGTCACAAACAGCCCACGATAGCGTTTGAAGTCCTGCCAGGAATCTGTTTTCTAATACAGAGGCTGACCTGTAGGTGGCGTGCAACTGCGTGCCCAAAAAGGTGTTGAGGAAGTAGAAGGTGACGCTCTCTCCCGCCGGCGTCTTCTCCGGCACCTCCGGCAGGCAGAAGACCACCCAGGAGTGGATCTCTGCAAAACTGAACTGTCCCACCAGACTCAGCCTGTTCATGGGCCTGGATCCACAACACAGAACGAATAGTATCATCAAGTTAGCTcgtattgttttattaaaaaaaaaaaaaaaaaaagtgtagggtGGAAACTGCAAAGTCACCTGTCCTGGTCGATGCTGTGAGTGCGCTGGTGAAGAGAAAGAGGTTTGATGTGATACTGACGAACCTGACACGTCTTGGGCTGCAGCCGGTGGGTGACGTAAGCCTGCAAGGTGCCGTATTGCCCTTCGATGGACCTGACCtacaacacaaacacatgaaCATAGCATGTCAACATGTATGTGCACGTGATAACCGGGATGCCACTTACCTTGAGCTCCAATCTGGTGGTGTTGGCTTGACACCTGTAAGTGGCTAGCAGGAAGTTGCCGTTTGGCTgctggggagagagagagtATTTCAAAATGGCAGTCGAGGAGGAAGCTGTTTGTTTTGAGGACTTTGAGGTCTTGGCTCACCTCAGAGTCGCACTCGCTGAAGCTGACCACCGCCGAGTTGTTGTCCACGTCCAGAAGGTCGATGGGGACGTCGCTCTACGAGACAGGGACAAGTTGGACGACAAGATATTTTTAATGGGATTGTTTTTCCCACCGCATAattgtgctttattttttatttacctgtGATCAagttcattgtcttttttttttttttttttaaatataaaatgttttttttttaatacataaatgGAGAAAAGATCAGAGAAAAtaccgcacccccccccccccaaatttgaagagcaccggttatgtgttaattcttttgacatttaatattatgaggacgtcttcaacattttttgatccactccacacgctcatcctcagttaattacttgcataatttaaaatggaaaaaaaatgaccccgatatttggacatgaacaaatattctaaatgtgatacgcgaacattcattaaatgctttattttaatgcatgaaattatgtttattgctcaaacacaacctgtgctaccttaaacgcagccatccgctgtcacgctaaaggataatctatggtgaAAATTAATAgcgcgattaatctgcgttaattcatgattaatgcgatattttttggtgattaattaatcaattaaggttttaactttgacagcactagttttaaTACAGTACTGCATTGACTTTGTGCAGTTATTTCTGGTATGCACACAatggccaccgggggcagtataatacagacataaaatgacaacatttgttGCTAGTGGACTTTTGCAAATCCAAATTTGGTGAAATACCCATTgtgtaattttctgtttttctgtgtCAGATTTACAGAAAACTCAGTGGCAATTGTTGCCACCATCTCACGTAAGTAAAAGGCTGAAAAATCGTAGATGGAAACAGTAGTATCTTGAGGTGACTAGTAAGTCGAAGTACCACTGTACTTGTGTTCTAGAAAAGCCCAACATGTCGTACGACGGCAGCACATACCTGGAGCAGCAAGTTGTCGATGGCCGTCTGCACCTCCAGCGTGAGGCTGTAGCTGGCGTCGTCCTGGCACAGCGTGAACTTGTCGTTGATATTGAAGGCGGGCACCACCGAAACGGCCGTCTTGGACAGCGACGTCTGCTGGTACTGATCGCGGCCCAGCTGAACTTTGACCTGGAGCTGCTCCAGCTCTGCCCTGCGGCAAAACAACAGCTCGCGTTTCCACGTCTGGCTCGGAAGTCACACAGCGGCGCCGGTTACCTGAGAGCTTCCACTTTGGATTGAACCTCTTTACTCATCCTGACCTCGTCTCCAGCACCCACTTCAGCCTTTTGAGGCTCTGTTGTCAAACCCGTCACCCAACCTGGAAACACACAAGACAGGCCCAAAAAGTATTGATTAGTCTGCTACGATAGAAACCAATTGAAATGTCACCTGTATAGGTGGCAGTCAAGATCTCGTCGTAGGACTCCTTCCCCACGCAGCCTCCCTGGATGGACGTCACGCTTTCTGACAAGGCCTGTGCCAAGCAAAGCGAGCCAATCAAAAGCCGTCACTTAACGTTGACTCATCAAGTCGAGATTTAAAGACCCCTCACGTGCTCAAAGCGTAAGGTGGGCTCGTTGGCGCTGTCGAAACCGTAAACAGCCACCGTCCCGTCGTCGCGGCCCACCAGGACGTCGCTCACGCCGTCGCCGGTGATGTCGTAGGCGTCGAGGCAGAGAATTCCTGGACATAGCACAGTATCGCaggccactttattaggtacagcCGCACATGAGTTCCATTACAGCAACCGCACAGTTCAGCACCTCCTTTCCTTTTGTCGTTCTCAATCTCCCATTTGGTCGCTGCTGATTCTTCGCCGATCTGAATCAGGCCGATTTTACCGTCCGTTGTCCCAAACAGGATGTCCTCTCCTGACAGTGTGAGACAAAATTCCCACGATTAACTTGGGCGCCATATGAAATACAATGCAGTTTCAAACATTATATAATGTTTGTGTATTACATTCAGAtttgatcatttgtttttaaaaacaatacttCAGCTCAAAGATTAACTTCACaagagtgcttttttttgtctgtaatGTCACCACAGAAAGATTTCAGTGACATTTGATAAACAGAAAGTGAACAgattatttgcattttaaataaaatattaaagttgaaaacaaaataagcacAATTGCTTCGAAAACGTGCCTCCATCTTTGTTGTAACGTTCCAGCACAGACGGCGGTCCGGGCACCTCCACCTCGTAGGCCAACTCAGATCCCTGATGAATTTAAATGAACATGGAGAAAACTTTATTGACATCATTTGTATTGAACAATCAGGACTATCAAGGAGCATTGCCTACCTGCAGCACCCTGAGAACTCGATCTTGACACGCCAGCACAGGGACGGGGCGAGCCAGGTTCTCCGAGGACAAACAGACAATGTCGTTGATCTTGTCCCCCGACAGGAAGTAGTCCTGGTCCTTGCAGTCGCAGTAGTGGTTGTAGATGTAGCTGGCGCACACAAAGAGGTCGGCGCCGGACACGTGCCTGTGCGAAAGTGGACCAGGTTTTCTCAGTATGTAACAATACATCAATTTTCTATAACTTGTTGAATGAGGGTGATGAGgatcaaaaaaatcaaatgttttccaaAAGTTTTAGGGTCCCCTAGAACCTTCATGGAGTTTCTCCCTACATGGCATTGATGCTCTCGGTGAGATTGGCTTCAAAGGTGAGGAACTGTTTGCCCTTCTTGGTAAATCCTCGAACTTGAGATCCAGAGCAGACAAAGATCTTCTCCTGCGGCGTTCCAGCTGCACCGCCCAAGTCCATGCGGGATATTTTCTGCCCAGGGAGTGTTCTGAAGACAGGCTGCGATACATGGGCTTATGTTAGCAACAAAATATGGACAATATAAAGCATTGAATTGTTTCTGGTCACTTACTACTGCCTCGCCCTTCTTCATCCCAAAACATGTCAAGACGCCATCATGGTCTGCAACAGCCACCTGCAACAACAATGACATGCaaatcacatcatttgaatgcTTATTGCACTGAAATATTGTATACACACAACCATCCGTTTGTATTAGTATTAATTGAATTtgagtttatttgaacatgaaaaagaataaaaacaaagcaaaaacaataacagtaataaacatacaacaataaaataaaatagcgacaaaacaagcaaaattcaacaaagcGCACCTAACAACCATTTTCCATGTTCAAAAAGGAGTTGGAAGAAGTCACAAGGCTTATTAAATCCCCTCCCTTTTCCATATTTTCTTAGTTTACATCaatggtaaataaaaaaaatatatacaaaaatatattgctgaggataacaaaagtaactaataatgaaccacttcataataatataaaataaatagtcagagtattttttaactttatatATGACTGTAAAAATAGTGAGTGTGTATGATCTAGATACCCAACCTTATGTATGATTCTTattgcccttttttttgtaattgatgATACCTTCTGGGTGGCTCTTTTTCCAAATGTTGGCAGCAgcctcattgttttttgggatgTTACACCGACCTGTCATTGACAGGAAAATCATGTAATGCAACCAGTATGACACAGTATAATACTCAAACATTCTTAAATATCAACATAATACTAACAACCCAAATAGGGAGAGGACTTACCTGAATATAGTCAACTCGATTTAGATTTATCTCCATCTTTATTTGTGGCAAGTCCTGACTTCGGAGGAAAATAACGATACAAGCCGCTTATCTAGATGTTTACCCAGCCAAAGAAACTACAACCAGTCGGTCCATTCGTCAGTCACTAGTCACCGCTAACATTTGAGGTAAATCATTATAAGAGAGGAGATAGAACAGATAAGGATTATCCACTCAAGAAGATTAGCTCGacgtgctaacattagctaataAGCTAGTTAGCATTTTTCGACGTG from the Vanacampus margaritifer isolate UIUO_Vmar chromosome 10, RoL_Vmar_1.0, whole genome shotgun sequence genome contains:
- the bbs7 gene encoding BBSome complex member BBS7 isoform X2, producing the protein MEINLNRVDYIQVGVTSQKTMRLLPTFGKRATQKVAVADHDGVLTCFGMKKGEAVPVFRTLPGQKISRMDLGGAAGTPQEKIFVCSGSQVRGFTKKGKQFLTFEANLTESINAMHVSGADLFVCASYIYNHYCDCKDQDYFLSGDKINDIVCLSSENLARPVPVLACQDRVLRVLQGSELAYEVEVPGPPSVLERYNKDGGEDILFGTTDGKIGLIQIGEESAATKWEIENDKRKGGILCLDAYDITGDGVSDVLVGRDDGTVAVYGFDSANEPTLRFEHALSESVTSIQGGCVGKESYDEILTATYTGWVTGLTTEPQKAEVGAGDEVRMSKEVQSKVEALRAELEQLQVKVQLGRDQYQQTSLSKTAVSVVPAFNINDKFTLCQDDASYSLTLEVQTAIDNLLLQSDVPIDLLDVDNNSAVVSFSECDSEPNGNFLLATYRCQANTTRLELKVRSIEGQYGTLQAYVTHRLQPKTCQVRQYHIKPLSLHQRTHSIDQDRPMNRLSLVGQFSFAEIHSWVVFCLPEVPEKTPAGESVTFYFLNTFLGTQLHATYSKGEGHFKTDNISTISILSDVLSKEATKRKINLNISYDINDDSVSHTLKMIHPKLEYQLVLARKVQLIDALKELQLHEGNADFLISEYRSILDESASLLEEYKRQPAHLERLYGMITDLFIDKFKFKGQNVKAKVSSLLEILDSYDLNSLLDFFNEA
- the bbs7 gene encoding BBSome complex member BBS7 isoform X1; translated protein: MEINLNRVDYIQVGVTSQKTMRLLPTFGKRATQKVAVADHDGVLTCFGMKKGEAVPVFRTLPGQKISRMDLGGAAGTPQEKIFVCSGSQVRGFTKKGKQFLTFEANLTESINAMHVSGADLFVCASYIYNHYCDCKDQDYFLSGDKINDIVCLSSENLARPVPVLACQDRVLRVLQGSELAYEVEVPGPPSVLERYNKDGGEDILFGTTDGKIGLIQIGEESAATKWEIENDKRKGGILCLDAYDITGDGVSDVLVGRDDGTVAVYGFDSANEPTLRFEHALSESVTSIQGGCVGKESYDEILTATYTGWVTGLTTEPQKAEVGAGDEVRMSKEVQSKVEALRAELEQLQVKVQLGRDQYQQTSLSKTAVSVVPAFNINDKFTLCQDDASYSLTLEVQTAIDNLLLQSDVPIDLLDVDNNSAVVSFSECDSEQPNGNFLLATYRCQANTTRLELKVRSIEGQYGTLQAYVTHRLQPKTCQVRQYHIKPLSLHQRTHSIDQDRPMNRLSLVGQFSFAEIHSWVVFCLPEVPEKTPAGESVTFYFLNTFLGTQLHATYSKGEGHFKTDNISTISILSDVLSKEATKRKINLNISYDINDDSVSHTLKMIHPKLEYQLVLARKVQLIDALKELQLHEGNADFLISEYRSILDESASLLEEYKRQPAHLERLYGMITDLFIDKFKFKGQNVKAKVSSLLEILDSYDLNSLLDFFNEA